From Pyrenophora tritici-repentis strain M4 chromosome 1, whole genome shotgun sequence, the proteins below share one genomic window:
- a CDS encoding L-HGMIC-fpl domain containing protein, which produces MTRRIVYGAGLAFTLACTVMTIASISMPRWVSFSPNGEREYSYGLHSRCSAVTGTCVPFPKSSDCSKDPSFCNMWRTVGFLTSFGVVVELCAIVSFIVIISGGVQRRAAGWQVAVGVLSFSAIVQCAAMAIVSYLFNNDDRFWKGWHLDLSWSLCTASWTILILTSVGIAASAFYLPTEGDYELIPEEYYGPPDDRLISRIAAWDNGFKGTDSGMQYSYQRDQDSMSDVVSIAASSIAPSFRRESDVRK; this is translated from the exons ATGACGCGAAGAATAGTATACGGCGCGGGGCTCGCCTTTACCTTGGCCT GCACCGTCATGACGATTGCGAGCATCTCCATGCCCCGATGGGTCAGCTTCAGCCCCAACGGCGAGCGCGAATACTCATACGGCCTCCACAGTCGCTGCTCTGCCGTCACAGGCACCTGCGTTCCTTTTCCCAAATCGAGCGACTGCTCCAAAGATCCATCCTTTTGCAACATGTGGAGGACAGTCGGCTTCCTGACCTCCTTCGGCGTCGTCGTTGAGCTATGCGCCATCGTTTCCTTCATTGTCATCATCTCAGGTGGTGTGCAGCGTAGGGCCGCTGGTTGGCAGGTTGCCGTGGGCGTGCTGTCCTTCAGTGCAATTGTGCAGTGCGCCGCCATGGCCATAGTG TCCTACCTATTCAACAACGACGACCGCTTCTGGAAAGGTTGGCACCTCGACCTTTCGTGGTCTCTATGCACCGCTAGTTGGACCATCCTTATTCTGACTTCGGTCGGCATCGCCGCATCGGCCTTCTACCTGCCAACTGAGGGCGATTACGAGCTCATCCCCGAGGAATACTATGGTCCGCCAGACGATCG GCTTATTTCGCGCATCGCCGCATGGGATAACGGATTCAAGGGTACCGACTCGGGCATGCAATATAGCTATCAGCGGGACCAGGACAGCATGAGTGATGTCGTCAGTATCGCTGCGAGCAGTATTGCACCCAGCTTTCGACGGGAGAGTGATGTCCGGAAGTAA
- a CDS encoding DUF3638 multi-domain protein: MPPLSLEKTLYLFYHIVLPPKLPQESDWKAEYEDALLNTTVEALQTFGETVQNEQPEVASQINLVASSINNLRPIRNKSGFVSDSQLAKLLHGLASSKTSVTVPIEIKAQNAAVIISKQKAGTHVLFEVFELSPPNETVMQTKGRLKRSFPTFACHIPLQQFQEKGLIKALAETIGRMSWEEAPGFQPQIRKNKSDHNEIRDTTHPGMITDFLMHFLSVVGQPIEVQGVWKNTREDVLLNRDLLPWRRSSLWLLVRITMQLQLARTSSGNLYKAIMVTLLVRLLESMMAHYESTDSDLLYIISAKLTGRLQKLRKLIPGSSFDLYTKSAQTLLEEARLRMTARIDRLMNSVDNDIDMAVLTNLQPRNELDIHLPQIDEFIAKIFRRARQSDVSDFQPSSKCLVYLQHELPTNFRGAGEYTYFYLATVEKWVEDHLSSWVERRISDDTTCEQLQRLLKEYFQQASSAYSAASDMPRSLSIMYLTVMELWIACDKCACNMYPLLRDFNPEVELSSFHSLSLPFKSQLERLLDAEAYVERRRNDARAGSPSLYRKFGHPSSFAVRFFDGSSEHHTLLSNLEQRATKARQEKCLELAQKKQQYHELIAASENRDCDYWEVWDEYHGSSSTEHAPGCKKCSLLSQAEQLQIHVHEWPFNSNEAIAKATVFELQIPKAYSHWRDATMFLQVEVLGFVHNEPTEPRAKYELNRQDGLSSLWDSPSDRRINLVSEVKPLTGSHYRIKKDIAFLQESDVCVENALRYRYFDSSHNTFINILNSTQQVSERCTYKLPVRSSQLQAYLRTPVTPNDITPNQVIARLSDCPPHFSLDEYKAFASIPIGYGIQYQNILVQLAMPTVDLNKIETQCLLLQTIHRAGPPRAIGNTIPERAAHEILTGEAFCRALTNKIEAALRRISENWETWRAVATLVQITLRILSINASNRIASRCIELLEEARLISLNWLTRLKKRLPTVIDDSQRKELSARLTEIGLLCTSTFDTDGKFLEDMLCSRSSTVSVLLQASIVVQENKDVTSSEHMYLHRAMLQSWKLLLHRALPVLARNVSSDNVQDDLSQAVAASWATFRPTSRWSVLEKPRNHWVYVKCGVQAVHLNLLTAELLVNGRPLSRLPAQYTQHHQYASLFDKLPIEVTSTDEPGMEFSAMHPFHPDWCYNLHFGMEGSDMLVLAARDGTKFDVVPSRVFKGQLPAMFVDDYFHWYDHNTEEVEFRPLDDPWASTSGLWRLKRYGANWRLESGDRCLIGPSSSTGRTISNILSPLELQSYTHIIFESSSVICVELPRRRLGFRYVPGDSRIYSHQYKGMVIDTDQRIGTLSGLATILILKYEQGVENRLALIPEGDVTYSTTKMGHVSVSVNLDTARTTHAYQVDEILGRMIDNGSLQSKLFLCYLHALTSHCLPDTLTGHTGTEAALSILRSGAAASFDVLTAANIALLKAIAQLTPARKFYPHDKEVMQEVHWDQNLPSMSQHPDFLTAVHELFSISSKTKLLHPNDTYVDSPKLDFVNLHLLKRDMIRTSKFRVDGFGAEHYTHDFDQRYKVRAKVVDSQRGPRSSIAAGLIFCNQATLHSSVSAHSLQNSLRTVHLHNATVQGLNTRLDPRTLRYDASWLEKPSSFLPDMWCNLHLMLSTTPDRLNKFDLMIWLSTAAFAESADMDVIQALAAFYNCRDLASIEIPSAPSFNLAKGDYPTLSAVQDLVRIYQPYEACPESDLPRLPGEPNGQRNKRRRKAFETNRGKAARTFASALYGQWPCEVPTTPRTEFAETYLDTGKAMPRVRRMFKSWYDNRCFYQYLQNVSDTLARQIVDCVGTKDIHVVDVQEHSGEINEFSFYGIKDVFKLEATDSCLPMSPPPLQIPTEEQTMDEGSHQARTRLMSLFQKLRVNAKSSREKEYISELDRSCKSLALQETRFQISADISKRDLLVLLERYLEDRRRLFDDMTSLLQRFVQSGDEFAAKICQSPRICPIFWLRQLNRDCFDMLTENWKQVVIRYGLAVTELHRARRLLALSSHPQEFAEELRNRGHQNWDPMEFPETLLLEAESGLLVREVQEEIAKQMRCPPNYANSVMQLNMGEGKSSVIVQIIAAFLAQGDFEKRLVRVIVAKSQSRQMFQMLVSKLGGLLNRRIYHMPFSRALKLSSSEADAIGEIYQECRANRGILLVQTEHILSFKLMGIECLLNGQADVGKSLLRTQRFFDTYSRDIVDESDENFSVKFELVYTMGTQLPIQLSPERWTIIHSVLGLVTRYAADVKKMFPSSIEFDNRVSGYPRTRILRGDAEEKLLDLISEHICEVGISGLLSIARQPPEIRQTILRYIRQSTLAQADVDEVETGPFFTEGNKVPLLLLRGLIAGGVLSFTLKSKRWRVNYGLDPSRKPKTQLAVPYRSKDSPSPRSEFSHPDVVITLTSLTYYYGGLNDQDLFDTFAHLEKSDQSDVEYEIWVRSAGALPEAFQHLTGINIKDRHQCTTEIFPLLRYSKGAIDYFLSHIVFPKAMKEFPSKLSASGWDLGAIKSHPTTGFSGTNDSRQVLPLSVRYLDSEKQNHTNALVLAYLLQDENSVKLLPPQTDAERLLKIVDTMELPNRVILDAGAQILELSNLQVAETWLRISNTTVTKAKAVIFFNDNEELSVLDHNNCVELLQTSPFSKHLDECLVYLDQAHTRGTDLKLPTDYRAAVTLGANLTKDTLVQACMRMRKLGKGQSVVFCIPEEIQTKILECTSKSYSTEIEVSDLLAWAITETWADMRRNMSLWATQGRRYEVHKDYLNGEETTIEQAKKFLEPEAQSLEDRYRPRLRSRFDEMKDWDTTNSAIQEILKRYRAFEAVSLDAATLQEEQERELSPEIEEERQVQRPAPMEAEKHKLYPDLVKLVNTGILSAKSPAFIPAFQALKSTSAATHFDLAQFPNGLLVTADFMRTVKRPRGVMSDSYVSDSYLRPVQWILSVVTEDEPSANPCLIILSPFEAEQLVSRIKKSDLVTLHLYSPRHTQSYNPLDTLDLYCVGRQFSANTPSLLRSQIAQLNLFAGQLYFKSHTEYVELCRYLGLAWEAPKEGEELQVDGFIVPLAGVWGLNKSPVRFLRDYVKTRREGEGLEKTHLGKVLEGGLLEKREIDSE, from the exons ATGCCTCCTCTGAGCCTTGAGAAGACACTCTACCTCTTCTACCATATCGTACTGCCTCCGAAGTTGCCCCAAGAGAGCGATTGGAAAGCAGAGTATGAAGACGCCCTGCTTAACACGACAGTAGAAGCCCTCCAGACGTTCGGCGAGACTGTGCAAAACGAACAACCAGAAGTAGCCAG CCAAATAAATCTTGTAGCATCTTCAATCAACAACTTGCGTCCCATTCGCAATAAATCCGGATTCGTCAGCGACTCCCAACTCGCAAAGTTGCTCCATGGCCTGGCCTCCAGTAAGACGTCTGTGACTGTCCCCATCGAGATAAAGGCGCAAAACGCGGCGGTAATCATCAGCAAACAGAAAGCCGGTACCCATGTCCTCTTCGAGGTTTTCGAACTATCACCACCGAACGAGACTGTGATGCAAACCAAAGGTCGACTCAAGCGCTCTTTTCCGACGTTTGCTTGCCATATTCCACTCCAACAGTTCCAGGAAAAAGGTCTGATCAAAGCACTAGCGGAAACAATTGGTAGAATGAGCTGGGAAGAAGCGCCAGGCTTCCAGCCTCAGATCCGCAAGAACAAGAGCGACCACAATGAAATTCGCGACACCACGCACCCAGGCATGATCACTGATTTCCTCATGCACTTTCTCTCAGTCGTTGGCCAGCCGATTGAGGTACAGGGTGTTTGGAAGAACACTCGCGAAGATGTTCTACTGAACCGGGACTTGCTGCCGTGGAGAAGATCTTCCTTGTGGCTTCTTGTTCGCATAACCATGCAGCTTCAGCTCGCTCGCACGTCATCTGGAAATTTGTACAAGGCTATTATGGTTACTCTGTTGGTGAGGCTTCTCGAAAGTATGATGGCGCATTATGAGTCAACAG ATTCTGACCTGTTGTACATCATTTCTGCCAAGCTGACCGGCCGGCTTCAGAAGCTGAGGAAGCTGATTCCCGGAAGCTCCTTCGATCTCTACACCAAGTCTGCCCAGACGCTTCTAGAAGAGGCACGATTACGGATGACGGCCAGGATCGACCGCCTTATGAACAGCGTGGACAACGACATCGACATGGCAGTACTTACCAATCTCCAGCCCCGGAACGAGCTTGATATTCATCTCCCACAAATAGATGAGTTCATTGCGAAGATATTTCGTAGGGCACGCCAATCCGACGTATCAGATTTTCAACCTAGTTCAAAATGTCTGGTATATCTGCAGCATGAACTGCCCACCAACTTCAGGGGCGCAGGAGAATACACGTACTTTTACTTGGCGACAGTTGAGAAATGGGTCGAGGATCACCTTTCTTCTTGGGTTGAGCGACGCATCTCCGATGATACAACATGTGAACAGCTACAGCGGCTTCTCAAAGAGTACTTCCAACAGGCGAGTTCGGCATACAGCGCCGCAAGCGATATGCCAAGGAGTCTATCTATCATGTACCTTACCGTCATGGAATTGTGGATTGCATGTGACAAGTGCGCCTGTAACATGTATCCGTTGTTACGCGACTTCAACCCAGAAGTGGAGTTATCCTCTTTCCACTCACTTTCCTTGCCTTTCAAGAGTCAGTTAGAGCGGCTGCTCGACGCTGAGGCTTACGTGGAACGTCGCCGGAATGATGCGAGGGCCGGTTCTCCGTCGCTCTACCGCAAGTTTGGCCATCCATCCTCCTTCGCAGTCAGGTTTTTTGATGGATCTTCAGAACATCATACGTTGCTTTCAAACCTCGAGCAGCGCGCAACGAAGGCACGTCAAGAAAAATGTCTCGAGCTGGCTCAAAAGAAGCAACAGTATCACGAACTTATAGCTGCGTCTGAAAACCGTGACTGCGACTACTGGGAAGTTTGGGACGAGTACCACGGATCAAGCAGCACTGAACATGCACCTGGGTGCAAGAAATGCAGTCTGCTGTCTCAAGCCGAACAACTCCAAATTCATGTTCATGAATGGCCATTCAATTCAAATGAAGCGATCGCAAAAGCAACGGTTTTCGAATTACAAATCCCAAAGGCCTACAGTCACTGGCGCGATGCGACGATGTTCTTACAGGTGGAAGTGTTAGGCTTCGTTCACAACGAGCCCACAGAACCAAGAGCGAAATACGAACTTAACAGACAAGATGGGTTGAGCAGCCTTTGGGACTCGCCGTCCGATCGGCGTATCAACCTTGTTTCTGAGGTCAAACCGCTCACGGGGAGCCACTACCGCATCAAGAAAGACATTGCCTTCTTACAGGAGAGCGACGTTTGTGTTGAAAATGCACTCCGATACCGATACTTCGACAGCTCGCACAACACCTTTATTAACATCCTGAACTCCACTCAACAGGTATCGGAAAGGTGCACATACAAACTTCCGGTTCGTTCATCGCAACTCCAAGCTTACTTACGAACACCCGTCACTCCGAACGACATAACTCCAAATCAGGTGATTGCACGTTTGTCAGATTGCCCCCCGCACTTCTCTTTGGACGAATACAAAGCCTTCGCATCAATTCCGATTGGGTATGGAATCCAATACCAGAACATTCTCGTGCAACTTGCGATGCCAACTGTAGACTTGAACAAGATCGAGACTCAGTGCTTGCTTTTGCAGACGATACACCGCGCAGGCCCACCCAGGGCCATAGGCAACACTATTCCAGAGCGTGCTGCCCACGAGATCCTTACCGGCGAGGCGTTCTGCCGGGCCCTTACGAACAAGATCGAGGCCGCCCTGAGGCGCATAAGCGAAAACTGGGAGACTTGGAGAGCTGTCGCAACTCTTGTGCAGATAACGTTGCGGATACTCAGCATCAATGCCTCCAATAGAATCGCTTCAAGATGCATAGAGCTGCTTGAAGAGGCTCGTCTGATATCGCTGAATTGGTTGACTCGCCTCAAAAAAAGGCTCCCTACAGTGATAGACGACTCGCAACGAAAAGAGCTCTCTGCTAGGCTTACCGAGATTGGCCTCCTGTGTACGAGTACATTCGACACTGATGGGAAATTTCTAGAAGATATGCTTTGTTCCCGCTCTTCCACAGTTTCAGTATTGCTCCAGGCTTCAATCGTGGTACAGGAGAACAAAGATGTCACGTCTTCGGAGCACATGTACCTTCATCGCGCTATGCTGCAGTCATGGAAATTATTGCTTCATCGAGCGTTGCCAGTGCTTGCTAGAAATGTATCTTCTGACAATGTACAAGACGATCTGAGCCAGGCCGTCGCGGCATCGTGGGCAACCTTCCGCCCTACGAGTCGCTGGAGCGTACTTGAAAAGCCTCGGAATCACTGGGTATACGTCAAATGCGGTGTACAAGCTGTCCATCTCAACCTCCTTACAGCTGAGCTACTTGTGAATGGTCGACCACTGTCTCGGCTCCCGGCGCAATACACACAACATCACCAGTATGCTTCACTTTTCGATAAGCTGCCGATCGAGGTGACGTCTACCGATGAGCCAGGCATGGAATTCTCTGCAATGCACCCTTTTCACCCCGATTGGTGTTACAATCTCCACTTCGGAATGGAAGGCTCAGATATGCTTGTCCTAGCTGCTCGAGATGGAACGAAGTTTGATGTTGTACCCTCCCGTGTATTCAAGGGCCAACTTCCTGCGATGTTTGTTGATGACTACTTCCACTGGTATGACCATAATACTGAAGAAGTCGAGTTTCGCCCCTTGGATGATCCCTGGGCTTCTACGAGTGGGCTGTGGCGTTTGAAGAGATATGGAGCTAATTGGCGCCTCGAGAGCGGAGATAGGTGTCTGATTGGCCCATCAAGCAGCACTGGCAGGACAATATCGAACATCTTGTCGCCTTTGGAGCTTCAATCGTACACCCATATCATCTTTGAAAGCTCTTCTGTCATCTGTGTAGAGCTTCCCCGACGACGACTAGGCTTCCGTTATGTGCCCGGAGATTCGAGGATTTACTCCCATCAGTACAAGGGGATGGTCATCGATACAGATCAGCGCATTGGAACCTTGTCTGGACTGGCCACTATACTCATTCTCAAATACGAGCAGGGGGTCGAAAATCGCTTGGCTCTCATACCAGAAGGTGATGTGACATATTCGACCACGAAAATGGGCCATGTCTCCGTTTCGGTCAACTTAGACACGGCCCGGACGACCCACGCGTATCAGGTAGACGAGATACTAGGCCGGATGATAGACAACGGAAGTCTGCAGAGCAAGCTCTTCCTATGCTATCTCCATGCGCTTACTTCTCATTGCCTCCCAGACACGCTGACCGGCCATACCGGGACTGAAGCTGCATTGTCGATCTTACGGTCAGGGGCAGCAGCGTCCTTTGATGTGCTTACCGCGGCCAACATTGCCCTTCTCAAGGCTATTGCTCAATTGACGCCAGCACGGAAGTTCTACCCTCATGATAAAGAGGTCATGCAAGAGGTCCATTGGGACCAAAACCTGCCGTCCATGTCCCAGCACCCCGACTTCCTTACGGCGGTACACGAACTGTTCTCCATATCGAGCAAGACGAAGCTACTACATCCCAATGATACCTATGTTGACTCTCCAAAGCTGGATTTTGTGAATCTCCATCTACTCAAGAGAGATATGATAAGAACATCAAAGTTTCGCGTCGATGGCTTTGGCGCAGAACATTACACCCATGACTTCGATCAACGCTACAAAGTCAGAGCTAAGGTTGTCGACTCGCAACGGGGACCGCGTAGTTCTATTGCTGCTGGACTGATTTTTTGCAACCAGGCTACTCTGCACTCTTCCGTTTCCGCACATAGCCTCCAAAACTCCCTTCGAACGGTCCATCTGCATAATGCCACAGTCCAAGGTCTCAATACACGATTGGATCCGCGCACACTGCGTTATGATGCTTCGTGGCTCGAGAAGCCATCTTCCTTCCTCCCTGACATGTGGTGCAACCTGCACTTAATGCTTTCAACAACGCCCGATCGTCTCAACAAATTCGATCTTATGATATGGCTGTCAACCGCCGCATTTGCGGAATCTGCAGATATGGACGTCATTCAAGCCTTGGCCGCATTCTACAATTGTCGTGACCTAGCATCAATCGAGATTCCTTCGGCCCCTAGCTTTAATTTGGCAAAAGGGGATTATCCTACTTTATCCGCGGTTCAGGACCTCGTGCGGATTTATCAACCTTACGAAGCTTGCCCTGAGTCTGATCTACCACGGCTGCCCGGGGAGCCGAATGGGCAACGGAACAAGAGAAGGAGAAAAGCTTTTGAGACGAATCGGGGCAAGGCCGCTAGGACCTTCGCAAGCGCACTTTATGGCCAGTGGCCCTGTGAGGTACCGACAACACCACGCACGGAGTTTGCGGAGACGTACCTGGATACCGGGAAGGCTATGCCTCGGGTTCGTCGTATGTTCAAAAGCTGGTACGATAATCGTTGCTTTTATCAGTATCTTCAGAACGTCTCGGATACACTAGCACGACAGATCGTCGACTGCGTGGGGACCAAAGACATTCACGTCGTCGACGTTCAGGAACATTCTGGAGAAATCAATGAGTTCTCTTTCTACGGCATTAAAGACGTTTTCAAATTAGAAGCTACCGACTCGTGCTTGCCGATGTCGCCGCCACCGCTCCAGATACCCACAGAGGAGCAAACCATGGACGAAGGTAGCCATCAAGCCAGAACGCGGCTCATGTCGCTATTCCAAAAGCTCAGAGTTAATGCAAAGTCTTCCCGCGAGAAGGAATACATCTCAGAGCTAGATAGAAGTTGCAAATCACTTGCACTTCAGGAAACAAGGTTCCAAATCAGTGCGGATATATCGAAACGCGACCTCCTCGTGCTCCTAGAGAGATACCTAGAGGATCGCCGGCGATTATTCGATGATATGACCTCCCTCCTACAAAGATTCGTTCAATCAGGCGACGAGTTTGCGGCTAAAATATGCCAGTCGCCTCGCATCTGCCCAATTTTCTGGCTTCGTCAATTAAACAGAGATTGCTTCGATATGCTGACTGAGAACTGGAAACAAGTAGTCATTAGATACGGTCTTGCCGTGACGGAGCTTCATCGCGCCCGGAGACTTCTGGCACTCTCTTCTCATCCACAAGAGTTTGCAGAAGAGTTGCGCAATCGCGGGCATCAAAATTGGGACCCAATGGAGTTTCCTGAAACCTTGCTGCTAGAAGCTGAGAGTGGTCTATTGGTCCGCGAGGTGCAGGAAGAAATCGCGAAACAAATGAGATGTCCACCAAACTATGCAAACTCCGTTATGCAGCTCAATATGGGAGAGGGAAAATCCTCCGTCATCGTTCAGATCATTGCGGCATTCCTGGCTCAGGGCGACTT CGAAAAAAGACTTGTCAGAGTCATTGTTGCAAAGTCGCAGTCACGACAGATGTTTCAAATGCTGGTCTCGAAGCTAGGGGGACTGCTCAACAGGCGAATCTATCATATGCCATTTTCCAGGGCCCTGAAACTCAGCTCCTCGGAAGCTGATGCTATTGGTGAGATTTACCAAGAATGCAGGGCTAATCGCGGCATTCTGCTCGTCCAAACTGAGCATATCTTGTCCTTCAAGCTTATGGGCATCGAATGCCTTCTCAATGGACAGGCTGACGTAGGAAAGTCACTGCTGCGAACTCAGCGTTTCTTTGACACATATTCCCGAGACATTGTCGATGAGAGTGATGAGAATTTCAGTGTCAAATTTGAGCTGGTTTACACAATGG GTACCCAGTTGCCAATACAACTCAGCCCAGAGAGGTGGACCATAATTCACTCAGTCCTGGGATTGGTAACCAGATACGCTGCTGATGTCAAGAAGATGTTTCCCTCTTCGATCGAGTTCGACAACCGGGTGTCAGGATATCCGCGTACGCGTATTCTCCGTGGCGATGCAGAAGAGAAGCTACTAGACCTGATCTCCGAACACATATGTGAGGTCGGCATCTCGGGTCTTCTTTCCATAGCGCGGCAGCCTCCCGAGATAAGGCAGACCATCCTACGCTACATCCGCCAATCCACTCTCGCTCAAGCGGATGTTGACGAAGTTGAAACGGGGCCTTTCTTCACAGAAGGTAACAAAGTGCCACTACTCCTCCTGCGAGGTCTCATTGCGGGCGGGGTACTTAGCTTTACTCTCAAGTCCAAGCGATGGAGGGTAAATTATGGCCTCGACCCCAGCCGTAAACCGAAAACACAGTTAGCTGTGCCATATCGCTCCAAAGACAGTCCCTCTCCCCGGTCCGAATTCAGTCACCCGGATGTGGTAATTACTCTCACATCACTCACCTATTACTATGGCGGTCTGAATGATCAGGATCTCTTTGACACATTTGCACACCTGGAGAAGTCCGATCAATCAGACGTTGAATATGAAATCTGGGTCCGCTCAGCAGGAGCTCTTCCTGAGGCCTTCCAGCATCTCACTGGAATCAATATCAAAGACCGCCATCAGTGCACGACTGAGATCTTCCCATTGCTTCGATATTCGAAAGGTGCTATCGACTACTTTCTCTCTCATATCGTTTTCCCTAAAGCGATGAAGGAATTCCCATCCAAGCTCTCGGCCTCCGGCTGGGACCTTGGTGCCATCAAATCCCATCCCACGACTGGTTTCAGTGGCACGAACGACTCACGTCAGGTACTTCCGCTCAGCGTCCGTTATCTTGACTCGGAAAAGCAGAACCACACCAATGCGCTGGTGTTGGCTTATCTTTTGCAAGACGAGAACTCCGTCAAACTACTACCGCCGCAGACAGATGCAGAACGTCTGTTGAAGATAGTCGACACGATGGAACTGCCCAATCGGGTTATCCTTGATGCTGGTGCACAAATATTGGAGCTCAGTAACCTCCAGGTGGCAGAAACGTGGCTTCGCATAAGCAATACAACCGTCACCAAGGCAAAAGCAGTAATATTTTTCAACGATAACGAAGAACTCTCGGTACTTGATCACAACAACTGCGTCGAGTTGCTGCAAACATCGCCATTTTCGAAGCATCTGGATGAATGCCTTGTGTATCTCGACCAGGCCCACACCCGGGGAACGGATTTGAAGTTGCCTACGGATTACCGAGCTGCTGTAACTTTAGGCGCAAATTTGACCAAAGACACGCTAGTGCAAGCATGCATGCGAATGCGAAAGCTAGGAAAGGGCCAGTCGGTCGTCTTTTGCATCCCGGAAGAAATCCAGACGAAGATTTTGGAGTGCACCTCAAAGTCGTACAGTACAGAGATAGAAGTCTCCGATCTTCTAGCTTGGGCCATCACAGAGACGTGGGCAGACATGCGTCGGAATATGTCTTTGTGGGCTACTCAGGGTCGCCGCTACGAGGTCCACAAGGATTACCTGAATGGAGAGGAAACGACTATAGAGCAGGCGAAGAAGTTTCTTGAGCCGGAAGCTCAAAGCCTTGAAGATCGCTATCGACCTCGTCTGCGCAGTCGATTTGATGAGATGAAGGACTGGGACACCACCAACAGTGCCATCCAGGAGATCCTGAAGCGGTATCGCGCCTTTGAGGCAGTATCTCTAGATGCAGCCACGCTTCAAGAAGAGCAAGAGAGAGAGCTCTCTCCAGAGATCGAGGAAGAGCGACAGGTTCAGAGACCTGCACCGATGGAAGCTGAGAAGCACAAACTATATCCCGACCTTGTCAAGCTGGTGAACACGGGCATACTCTCGGCAAAATCACCCGCATTCATACCCGCGTTTCAGGCTCTGAAGTCGACGAGTGCTGCAACGCATTTCGACCTTGCACAATTCCCAAATGGCCTCCTCGTGACAGCGGACTTCATGCGCACCGTCAAACGCCCAAGGGGGGTCATGTCAGATTCCTATGTCTCGGACTCATATCTCAGACCTGTGCAATGGATTCTCTCAGTTGTGACGGAAGATGAGCCCTCCGCTAATCCATGTCTGATCATCCTCAGCCCCTTCGAAGCTGAACAACTCGTTTCGAGAATAAAAAAGTCGGACCTGGTGACGCTGCATCTTTACTCGCCGCGTCACACTCAGAGCTATAACCCCCTCGACACACTTGACCTGTATTGCGTCGGCCGTCAGTTCTCAGCAAACACCCCAAGCCTCCTCCGAAGTCAGATCGCCCAGCTCAATCTCTTCGCTGGCCAACTTTACTTCAAATCTCACACAGAGTACGTTGAGTTATGTAGATACTTGGGTCTAGCGTGGGAAGCCCCCAAGGAGGGAGAAGAACTGCAGGTCGATGGGTTCATCGTACCACTTGCTGGTGTTTGGGGCTTAAACAAGAGTCCGGTAAGGTTCTTGAGGGATTACGTGAAGACGAGACGAGAAGGTGAGGGTCTGGAGAAGACGCACTTGGGTAAAGTGCTTGAGGGTGGTTTGTTGGAGAAGCGCGAAATTGATAGTGAGTAG